TTTCAATGCTCAAGGGTGCTGGTGGATCGAGTATGGGGCTGATGGATATTTTCTTTGATTTTGACATGTCAGATGTCAGAGCTGATGCAAGGCCAACACTTCAGACTAATTCTAGTATTATTAATAGCATTTCTGGTAGGTTAAGGGTTGTTGTGATTGAAGGTTATTGCGATATTCGCGGTACGGAAGAATATAACCTGGCTTTGGGACAAAGAAGGGCAGATTCTACCAAGTCCTTTCTGGTAGGGATCGGTGTTTCGCCGTCTTCGCTGGAGACCATAAGTAAAGGCGAAACCGAACAGTGGGCACCGGGGACTAGTGAAGATGATTATCAGCAGAATAGAAGAGCGCATTTCGTCCCGGTGTTGATGTCCCCACAGGCTTCAAGGTAATATTAATTTTAATGAAATATAGGTATATTTTCTTCGCGCTAACCAGCTATATTATGCTATTTGGATGTGTCGCTACGCAGGATGACGTTCGGGGGGTCTATATTAGGCAAAATAGGCTAGAAGCCAAAACGGAAAAGTTGTCTCAGGAGATTGAGGCGATCAAAAGACAATCCTTAGCTTCAAACAGTGGTGAGATGATGGATCAACTAGTAGATTTAGAAAAAAAGGTAAATGATATGGAAAGAGCAAATTCAGCTCTTAAGAAAAGGGTAGATGAATTGAGTAGTGCACAAGCCTCCAGTTCTCAATTCGAAAATATGATAACAGAGGGAAGCACTGGTTCTTCTCAGATGGGGGCTCCATTGTTTAGTGCTGGATACAAAGATCTTAGCGAGGGAAATTACAAAAAAGCAAGAGAACAATTCAATTTGTTTTTGGACCAAAATCCAACTTCACCAGAGGCGTCTGACGCTATATACTGGATTGCTGAGTCATATTATAGAGAGGGTAAATTTGAACAGGCTATACTGGAATTCCAGAGATTTATTGATACCTATCCAAAAGATTCAAGGATTCCTTTATCATATTTGAAACAAGGGCTCTCGTTAGTTAATATAGGGAGAAAAGAAGAAGCGAAGCTTTTTCTTCAGACTTTGATCGATAAATACCCAAAATCGGATGAAGCTAAGATTGCAAAAGAAAAATTAGACGAACTTGCGGTTTAGCATTATTGGCAT
The Thermodesulfobacteriota bacterium DNA segment above includes these coding regions:
- a CDS encoding OmpA family protein, giving the protein MKEKIFSVVVLIVFALSIYVTGCANSNKELEDAEAALEAARQAGAPELAPAEYEAAQELINRAKEMMAAGRHKEARDLLVDARYKAIEAKGKAESAAARGAMSSAESQALEEELSMLKGAGGSSMGLMDIFFDFDMSDVRADARPTLQTNSSIINSISGRLRVVVIEGYCDIRGTEEYNLALGQRRADSTKSFLVGIGVSPSSLETISKGETEQWAPGTSEDDYQQNRRAHFVPVLMSPQASR
- the ybgF gene encoding tol-pal system protein YbgF, whose product is MKYRYIFFALTSYIMLFGCVATQDDVRGVYIRQNRLEAKTEKLSQEIEAIKRQSLASNSGEMMDQLVDLEKKVNDMERANSALKKRVDELSSAQASSSQFENMITEGSTGSSQMGAPLFSAGYKDLSEGNYKKAREQFNLFLDQNPTSPEASDAIYWIAESYYREGKFEQAILEFQRFIDTYPKDSRIPLSYLKQGLSLVNIGRKEEAKLFLQTLIDKYPKSDEAKIAKEKLDELAV